In Sulfitobacter sp. OXR-159, one DNA window encodes the following:
- a CDS encoding zinc-ribbon domain-containing protein, with translation MRLICPNCDAQYEVPDEVMPVAGRDVQCSNCGQTWFQHHPDNAPEQDDSEFDDPDFDDDVMHMKQRASDDTGEEQSAANSLPDLQPFGDEDYEDDGFEEGAFEEDDFEIDASDTDAFENAAFAPEEENARPASAAAPVRRSLDPAIAEILRQEAAAEQEARRRRPSEPLESQPDLGLDDAPRPAPKQAPSPDIAEDDHVTEDEDARRAHEARLRMAKMRGEPVPERENDAYGSASRRDLLPDIEEINSTLRHDRTQGQQAGPTPTAALDRPERPRKSGGFMRGFTVMIALAAILAAVYVYAPQIAQSLPQADPYLSSYVAWMDDARIWLDGQLQDLLVWLDTVATQSQG, from the coding sequence ATGCGGCTGATCTGCCCCAACTGCGACGCGCAATACGAAGTCCCCGATGAGGTGATGCCGGTGGCAGGGCGTGACGTGCAATGTTCCAACTGCGGGCAGACGTGGTTTCAGCATCATCCCGACAATGCGCCCGAACAGGACGACAGTGAATTCGACGACCCGGATTTCGATGACGACGTGATGCATATGAAGCAACGCGCGTCGGATGACACCGGCGAAGAGCAGTCTGCGGCCAATAGCCTGCCTGATCTCCAGCCCTTCGGGGATGAGGATTACGAGGACGACGGATTTGAAGAGGGCGCATTTGAAGAAGACGACTTCGAAATCGACGCTTCTGATACCGACGCCTTCGAAAACGCTGCCTTCGCGCCGGAGGAGGAAAACGCGCGCCCGGCCTCCGCCGCCGCGCCTGTCAGACGCTCGCTCGACCCTGCGATCGCGGAAATCCTGCGTCAGGAGGCCGCGGCCGAGCAGGAAGCCCGCCGTCGCCGTCCGTCAGAGCCGTTGGAAAGCCAGCCGGACCTCGGTCTAGACGACGCGCCCCGTCCCGCGCCCAAACAAGCCCCCAGTCCCGACATCGCCGAAGATGACCACGTGACCGAGGACGAAGACGCCCGCCGCGCCCATGAGGCCCGTCTGCGCATGGCCAAAATGCGCGGAGAGCCGGTTCCCGAACGCGAGAATGACGCCTACGGCAGCGCGTCGCGCCGGGATCTGCTGCCCGATATCGAAGAGATCAACTCAACCCTGCGCCACGACCGCACGCAGGGCCAGCAGGCAGGGCCAACGCCCACCGCCGCGCTCGACCGCCCTGAAAGACCGCGCAAATCCGGGGGGTTCATGCGCGGCTTCACCGTGATGATCGCCTTGGCGGCCATTTTGGCGGCGGTCTATGTCTATGCGCCGCAGATTGCGCAATCCTTGCCGCAGGCCGATCCTTACCTATCGTCCTATGTGGCATGGATGGACGACGCGCGAATTTGGCTCGATGGGCAGTTGCAGGATCTGCTGGTCTGGCTCGACACCGTGGCGACCCAATCGCAGGGCTAA